A single genomic interval of Hevea brasiliensis isolate MT/VB/25A 57/8 chromosome 4, ASM3005281v1, whole genome shotgun sequence harbors:
- the LOC110637678 gene encoding uncharacterized protein LOC110637678, which yields MNLILRLRHHIPNGFSTKPFFRPLVLLNFTNMNGVSSRGYAQPARETQEEEEEVEIDQRRLPADYDPATFDPTEHRSPPTERVFRLVNEIAGLTLVEVAELSSIIMRKKGMTELPVVGVVKAGAAGLAGMAMKAPTAAAKEEKKPEKTVFELKLESYEAASKIKIIKEVRSFTDLGLKEAKDLVEKTPSVLKTGVSKEEGEQIIEKMKAVGAKVVME from the coding sequence ATGAACTTGATTTTAAGATTAAGGCATCATATACCAAATGGGTTTTCTACAAAACCCTTCTTTCGGCCACTGGTCCTATTGAATTTCACGAATATGAATGGGGTGTCGTCTCGTGGATATGCCCAACCTGCAAGGGAAACtcaggaagaggaagaagaggttGAAATTGATCAGAGGAGGCTTCCAGCTGATTATGATCCTGCTACTTTTGATCCCACAGAGCATCGCAGTCCTCCAACAGAGCGTGTTTTTAGGCTTGTTAATGAAATTGCAGGGCTCACGCTGGTGGAGGTTGCTGAGCTAAGTTCCATTATAATGAGAAAGAAGGGAATGACAGAGTTACCAGTTGTGGGGGTTGTGAAGGCTGGTGCTGCTGGATTGGCTGGAATGGCAATGAAGGCTCCAACTGCAGCTGCCAAGGAAGAAAAGAAGCCAGAGAAGACTGTTTTCGAATTGAAATTGGAGTCATATGAAGCAGCTTCAAAGATTAAGATAATCAAGGAGGTTAGGAGTTTTACTGATTTGGGTCTTAAGGAAGCCAAGGATTTGGTAGAGAAGACGCCATCAGTGCTGAAAACAGGAGTATCAAAGGAAGAAGGTGAGCAAATAATTGAGAAGATGAAAGCTGTTGGGGCCAAAGTTGTGATGGAATGA
- the LOC110637687 gene encoding choline-phosphate cytidylyltransferase 1 → MEEEKAKSAEPPENRPVRVYADGIYDLFHFGHARSLEQAKKLFPNTYLLVGCCNDEITHKYKGKTVMTDKERYESLRHCRWVDEVIPDAPWVLTQEFLDKHQIDYVAHDSLPYADTSGAGKDVYEFVKSIGKFKETKRTDGISTSDIIMRIVKDYNEYVMRNLARGYTRKDLGVSYVKEKRLRAHMGLKKLGERVKKQQEKVGEKIQTVAKTARVHRNEWVENADRLVAGFLEMFEEGCHKMGTAIRDRIQEQLRKPQLTGLICDKDDEDDDEYYYDYSTEEEEEEEEEEEEEEYCDEDK, encoded by the exons ATGGAGGAAGAGAAGGCAAAGAGTGCAGAGCCACCAGAAAACAGACCAGTTCGAGTATATGCTGATGGCATCTACGATCTCTTCCACTTTGGTCACGCCCGGTCTCTCGAGCAAGCCAAGAAGCT gtttcccAACACTTACCTGTTAGTTGGGTGCTGCAATGATGAAATCACTCACAAGTATAAGGGTAAAACTGTCATGACTGACAAGGAGCGATACGAGTCTCTTCGCCATTGcag GTGGGTCGATGAAGTGATCCCTGATGCACCATGGGTGCTTACACAAGAGTTCCTTGACAAACATCAGATTGACTATGTGGCCCATGACTCTCTTCC TTATGCTGATACAAGTGGGGCAGGAAAGGATGTCTATGAATTT GTGAAGTCTATTGGAAAATTTAAGGAAACAAAACGAACTGATGGGATCTCAACATCAGATATCATAATGAGGATTGTCAAAGATTACAACGAGTATGTAATGCGTAATCTGGCACGTGGGTATACAAGAAAGGATTTGGGCGTTAGCTATGTGAAG GAAAAGCGGCTCAGAGCGCACATGGGACTTAAAAAGTTGGGTGAGAGAGTGAAAAAGCAGCAAGAGAAAGTGGGGGAAAAG ATACAAACAGTAGCAAAAACCGCTCGTGTGCATCGAAATGAATGGGTGGAGAATGCTGATCGACTGGTTGCTGGATTTCTTGAGATGTTTGAAGAAGGTTGCCATAAAATG GGAACAGCCATTAGAGATAGAATTCAGGAGCAACTAAGGAAGCCACAGTTGACAGGTTTAATATGCGACAAAGATGATGAGGATGACGATGAGTATTACTATGATTACAGCaccgaagaagaagaagaagaagaagaagaagaagaggaagaagaatacTGCGATGAGGACAAATAA